One stretch of Prionailurus viverrinus isolate Anna chromosome C1, UM_Priviv_1.0, whole genome shotgun sequence DNA includes these proteins:
- the WDFY1 gene encoding WD repeat and FYVE domain-containing protein 1 isoform X2, whose amino-acid sequence MASPCSAMAYHHDSRRIFVGQDNGAVMEFHVSEDFNKMNFIKTYPAHQNRVSAIIFSMAAEWVISTGHDKCVSWMCTRSGNMLGRHFFTSWASCLQYDYDTQYAFVGDYSGQITLLKLEQNSCSVITTLKGHEGSIACLWWDPIQRLLFSGASDNSIIMWDIGGRKGRTLLLQGHHDRVQSLCYLQLTRQLVSCSSDGGIAVWNMDVSREEAPQWLESDSCQKCEQPFFWNIKQMWDTKTLGLRQHHCRKCGQAVCGKCSSKRSSYPVMGFEFQVRVCDSCYDSIKDEDRTSLATFHEGKHNITHMSMDVARGLMVTCGTDRIVKIWDMTPVVGCSLATGFSPC is encoded by the exons CTCCTTGCTCTGCTATGGCTTACCATCACGACAGCAGACGGATATTTGTGGGCCAGGATAATGGAGCCGTCATG GAATTTCatgtttctgaagattttaataaaatgaactttATCAAGACTTACCCAG CTCATCAGAACCGAGTGTCTGCGATTATCTTCAGCATGGCTGCCGAGTGGGTGATCAGCACCGGCCACGACAAGTGCGTCAGCTGGATGTGCACCCGCAGCGGGAACATGCTCGGGAGGCACTTCTTCACTTCCTGGGCTTCGTGTTTACA ATATGATTATGATACTCAGTATGCTTTTGTTGGCGATTACTCTGGGCAGATCACCCTGCTGAAGCTTGAACAGAACTCCTGTTCAGTTATTACAACCCTCAAAGGACATGAAG GTAGCATCGCCTGCCTCTGGTGGGACCCTATTCAGCGGTTACTCTTCTCGGGAGCCTCTGACAACAGCATCATCATGTGGGACATCGGAGGAAGGAAAGGCCGCACCCTGCTGCTGCAGGGCCACCA TGACAGGGTGCAGTCCCTGTGTTACCTTCAGCTCACAAGGCAGCTCGTCTCCTGTTCGTCGGATGGCGGAATCGCAGTGTGGAACATGGACGTTAGCAGAGAGGAG GCTCCTCAGTGGTTAGAGAGTGATTCTTGTCAGAAATGCGAGCAGCCCTTTTTCTGGAACATAAAACAGATGTGGGACACAAAGACACTGGGGTTGAGACAG CATCACTGCAGGAAGTGCGGGCAGGCTGTCTGCGGCAAGTGCAGCAGCAAGCGCTCCAGCTACCCCGTCATGGGCTTCGAGTTCCAAGTCCGCGTGTGTGATTCCTGCTACGACTCCATCAAAGACGAGGA TCGGACTTCTCTAGCAACCTTCCATGAAGGAAAGCATAACATTACCCACATGTCCATGGACGTTGCCAGGGGACTGATGGTGACCTGTGGGACCGACCGCATCGTAAAG ATTTGGGACATGACGCCTGTGGTGGGCTGCAGTCTGGCAACTGGGTTTTCTCCGTGTTGA